In Flavobacterium sp. GSB-24, the genomic window AATTTAAAAGCAGAAGTATCCGGAACTTTTCCAGGGAGTCCCATTATTCTTACCTATAATTTAACGTTTAAAGGAAAACTTATAGAATCGTTGGAAATTAATTAAAGTTGCAAAAGCAGACCTTAAATTATGATTATTCTATTAGGAGAATTACATACAATTGAATAATTGACCTATTTAATTCTCCTAATTGTTTTTATAAAGTTTCGAACCTAAATCTTGTCAGTCTAGATCTTGTTGGATTTTACATTCACCTTATCTTTCTCTATTTGCAACATGTTTATGGTTAAGGAATTAATGTTGACGAAATTCCTAAATGAACATCTTTGTGCTTTGCCCCCCACTCATCCAATTGCAGGCAGATAGGAATGAGAGCACTGCTTACAGGAGTAAGTTCATATTCAACCCGCGGAGGCACTTCATGATACACGGTCCGTATTACCAATCCATCACGTTCCAGCTCGCGAAGCTGTAATGTCAGCATCCTTTCGGTAATGTTCGGGATTATCCTTTTAAGCTCTCCAAAACGTTTTTTACCGTTACTTAACCGTATTAAAATTGGCAGTTTCCACCTTCCGCCCATTAGTTGTACGGCGTAGGTAAGATTACAATCTGAAAGAAAATTTCGATTGATGTTATTTGTGGTATTTTCTTTTCTATTTGTCATTACTTACAAAATTGTATGTACATACAATAGGTTGTGTACACTACAAAATTATAGTGTTCTTATTAATTTTACAATCAATATAATAGAAATAAATGAAAACAGAAAAAATAAAAGTTGGTATAATAGGGCTTAACCCCGACAGCCAGTGGGCATCAAAGTCACACCTTCCTGCATTAAGGTATCTGTCTGATACCTTTGAGGTTATCGGAGTAGCCAATTCTACTCATGAAAGCGCTTTAATAGCTGCGGATAAACTAGAAATACCAATCGCTTATGAAAACCCAGATGCCTTAATAGCATCAGCCGAAATAGAACTGGTTGTTATTACTGTAAAAGTCCCTTACCATTATGATCTTGTAAAGGCTGCGCTTGAAGCAGGCAAACATGTGTACTGCGAACACCCCTTGGGTAACGGACTTACTGAAACGGAGCAATTAGCAGCGATTGCGGCACGGAAAAATGTAGTTGCAGCAGTAGGGACGCAAATGGTTGTATCACCAGAATTGACTTATCTGGAGCACCTTATTAAAGATGGCTATGTAGGGAAGGTTTTATCCACTACACTCCTAGGCTCGGGAGGTCCTTGGTCAGATGAAGCAATTTCGGCTAACTATTATCTATACGATAAAACAAACGGCGCTACAATGTTGACCATCCCCTTGGGGCATACATTGGCAGGTTTAACTAAAGTTTTGGGTGGTTTTGATACTTTGACAGCAAAAATGATAAACAATTACACAACAGTAAAACTTACTGATATTGGTGAAATAAAACCTAAGACCTCTGAAGACCAGATTATGGTAATAGGCCAATTGAAAAATGGAGCCGCAATTTCTATTCATTACCGCGGCGGCGTTTCAAGAGGCACTAACCTTTTGTGGGAGATTAATGGAACGCAAGGAGATATACAGGTAACAGGGCCGCTTGGACATGGTCAGCTTGTCCCTTTAGAAATTCAAGGAGCCCAAGGGAAAGATACGAAATTACAAAACCTGCCAATTCCAAATGAAATGTATGAGGGTTTGCCTGATAATCCGGTAATTAGAAATGTGGTGCTGCTTTACAAAAGAGTTGCTGCTGATATAAAAAATAAAACGAAAACAGCACCAACTTTTGACGACGCAGTTGTACTATCACATCTACTCAATGATATCGAGAAGTCTTCAAAAGGTTAAGGTAATAAGCTTAAAGCTTAATTACTGCAAAATCCATGTGTTAACAATCTAGCTCTTAATTTCTAAGTGTTTTTGTACTGTCTGGGATTTTAATCCGATAAGTACTTTTATTTCTCTATATCGATCGTAATTCCGTACTTGCTTATAAAGGTTATGTCAGGATTTTACTTCGTTGATTTAAATAAAGTTATAGATTAAATAGAGTTGTTTTTTGGGTCCTAAAGCGACGTTTTTGATATAGGGAAAAATGTACAATGGACTCTTCCAAATGTCCATTTTCAGGCCTTAGTGTTTTACGCATCTTTGTATTGTAAATAATTCAAAACAAATAGTAACTAATTAAAAATAAACAAAATGAAAACACTTATTTCAACATTAAGCCTTTTATGTATCTTTACTTTAAGCCAGCCGTTATTGGCTCAATCAAAACGAGTTCCAGCATCAGCCGGACGATTAGAATTTATTGAAGTTGAACCAAATGTAAAACTTCATGTAACCGACCTTGGGGAAGGACAGCCTATTGTATTAATACACGGATGGCCGTTAAATGATGCAATGTATGAATATCAATATCAATATTTCGTTCAAAAAGGTTTTAGGGTGATCGGAATATCAATGAGAGGATTTGGAAAATCTGACAGACCCTATGGTAAATACGATTTTGATGTTTTCTCAGATGACATCAAGGTAGTTTTAGATAAACTTAAGATCGAAAATGCAGTTCTCGGCGGTTTTTCTATGGGAGGTGCAGTTGTCATACATTATATGGCAAGATACAATGGAGCACATGTGAGCAAACTGGCCCTTTTTGCCGCTGCCGCGCCTTCGTGGAAACAACGTGAAGGTTTTCCATATGGTGCTACCGATGAAGCAGCTGCAGGATTAATACATACAACAAGAACTAACAGACAGCAGTTGATTGAAGATTTTGGTAAAGCCTTTGGCGCGTCGGAAAATGCAATCTCACCAACTATGTCTCAATGGCTGGCAAGTATCAATTCTGATGCCTCTCCCTATGCAACAACACAATCTATAATAGCTTTGCGAGATCTTGATTTACGTCCTGCCTTATCAAAAATTAA contains:
- a CDS encoding Gfo/Idh/MocA family oxidoreductase gives rise to the protein MKTEKIKVGIIGLNPDSQWASKSHLPALRYLSDTFEVIGVANSTHESALIAADKLEIPIAYENPDALIASAEIELVVITVKVPYHYDLVKAALEAGKHVYCEHPLGNGLTETEQLAAIAARKNVVAAVGTQMVVSPELTYLEHLIKDGYVGKVLSTTLLGSGGPWSDEAISANYYLYDKTNGATMLTIPLGHTLAGLTKVLGGFDTLTAKMINNYTTVKLTDIGEIKPKTSEDQIMVIGQLKNGAAISIHYRGGVSRGTNLLWEINGTQGDIQVTGPLGHGQLVPLEIQGAQGKDTKLQNLPIPNEMYEGLPDNPVIRNVVLLYKRVAADIKNKTKTAPTFDDAVVLSHLLNDIEKSSKG
- a CDS encoding helix-turn-helix domain-containing protein, coding for MTNRKENTTNNINRNFLSDCNLTYAVQLMGGRWKLPILIRLSNGKKRFGELKRIIPNITERMLTLQLRELERDGLVIRTVYHEVPPRVEYELTPVSSALIPICLQLDEWGAKHKDVHLGISSTLIP
- a CDS encoding alpha/beta hydrolase, whose product is MKTLISTLSLLCIFTLSQPLLAQSKRVPASAGRLEFIEVEPNVKLHVTDLGEGQPIVLIHGWPLNDAMYEYQYQYFVQKGFRVIGISMRGFGKSDRPYGKYDFDVFSDDIKVVLDKLKIENAVLGGFSMGGAVVIHYMARYNGAHVSKLALFAAAAPSWKQREGFPYGATDEAAAGLIHTTRTNRQQLIEDFGKAFGASENAISPTMSQWLASINSDASPYATTQSIIALRDLDLRPALSKINVPVAIFHGTKDKLCDFVFAEQLHKGLKNSYIVKFENSGHALFIEEMEKFNTELEKFTKK